One genomic region from Esox lucius isolate fEsoLuc1 chromosome 24, fEsoLuc1.pri, whole genome shotgun sequence encodes:
- the LOC117593987 gene encoding MAGE-like protein 2, with amino-acid sequence MEESKERWVTDPPTYIRESKESQPLLRVPPPRKTLLRVPPPRKTLLRVPPPRKTLLRVPPRKTLLRPCSVYRRPARPCSAPAPRTAAAQDPAPRTAAAQDPAPRTAAPKDPAPRTAAPQDPAPRTAAAQDPAPPLLRVPPARKTLLRVAPPRKTLLRVAPPRKTLLRVPPPRKTLLRVPPPRKTLLRVPPPRKTLLRPCSAKTLLRVAPPSKTLLRVPPPSKTKIHGLESFQGQTQPRPMRESLGFRRVALFIAAQDPCKTLLRAPPRKTLLRVPPPRKTLLRVPPPRKTLLRVPPPRKTLLRVPPPRKTLLRVPPPRKTLLRVPPPRKTLLRVPPPRKTLLRVPPPRKTLLRVPPPRKTLLRVPPPRKTLLRVPPPRKTLLRVPPPRKTLLRVPPPRKTLLRVPPPRKTLLRGPPPRKTLSRAPPARKTLLRIPPPRKTLLRVPPPRKTLLRVAPPRKTLLRAPPARKTLLRIPPPRKTLLHVPPARKTLLRIPPPRKTLLRVPPPRKTLLRVPPPRKTLLRVPPPRKTLLRVPPPRKTLLRVTPPRKTLLRVPPPRKTLLRIPPPRKTLLRVPPPRKTLLRGPPPRKTLLRVPPPRKTLLRVPPPRKTLLRVPPPRKTLLRVPPPRKTLLRVPPPRKTLLRVPPPRKTLLRVPPPRKTLLRVPPPRKTLLRVPPPRKTLLRVPPPRKTLLRVTPPRKTLLRVPPPRKTLLRVPPPRKTLLRVPPPRKTLPRAPPARKTLLRIPPPRKTLLRVPPPRKTLLRGPPPRKTLLRVPPPRKTLLRVPPPRKTLLRVPPPRKTLLRVPPPRKTLLRVPPPRKTLLRVPPPRKTLLRVPPPRKTLLRVPPPRKTLLRVPPPRKTLSRAPPARKTLLRIPPPRKTLLRVPPPRKTLLRVAPPRKTLPRAPPARKTLLRIPPPRKTLLHVPPARKTLLRIPPPRKTLLRVPPPRKTLLRVPPPRKTLLRVPPPRKTLLRVAPPSKTLLRVPPPSKTLIHGLEYNAFIVNSLEDL; translated from the exons ATGGA agagtccaaggagaggtgggtgacagacccTCCCACATACatcagagagtccaaggagag CCAGCCCCTGCTCCGCGTACCGCCGCCGcgcaagaccctgctccgcgTACCGCCGCCGcgcaagaccctgctccgcgTACCGCCGCCGcgcaagaccctgctccgcgTACCGCCCcgcaagaccctgctccgcCCCTGCTCCGTGTACCGCCGCCCcgcaagaccctgctccgcCCCTGCTCCGCGTACCGCCGCCGcgcaagaccctgctccgcgTACCGCCGCCGcgcaagaccctgctccgcgTACCGCCGCCCCTAAAGACCCTGCTCCGCGTACCGCCGCCCcgcaagaccctgctccgcgTACCGCCGCCGcgcaagaccctgctccgcCCTTGCTCCGCGTACCGCCGGCGcgcaagaccctgctccgcgTAGCGCCGCCGcgcaagaccctgctccgcgTAGCGCCGCCGCGCAAAACCCTGCTCCGCGTACCGCCGCCGcgcaagaccctgctccgcgTACCGCCGCCCcgcaagaccctgctccgcgTACCGCCGCCCcgcaagaccctgctccgcCCCTGCTCCGC caagaccctgctccgcgTAGCGCCGCCCAgcaagaccctgctccgcgTACCGCCGCCCAGCAAGACCAAGATCCACGGCCTAGA ATCATTCCAGGGCCAAACCCAGCCCAGACCTATGAGAGAGTCCCTTGGGTTCAGA agagtggctttattcatcgcCGCGCAAGACCCGTgcaagaccctgctccgcgCACCGCCGcgcaagaccctgctccgcgTACCGCCGCCGcgcaagaccctgctccgcgTACCGCCGCCGcgcaagaccctgctccgcgTACCGCCGCCGcgcaagaccctgctccgcgTACCGCCGCCGcgcaagaccctgctccgcgTACCGCCGCCGcgcaagaccctgctccgcgTACCGCCGCCGcgcaagaccctgctccgcgTTCCGCCGCCCcgcaagaccctgctccgcgTACCGCCGCCGcgcaagaccctgctccgcgTTCCGCCGCCCcgcaagaccctgctccgcgTTCCGCCGCCCcgcaagaccctgctccgcgTACCGCCGCCGcgcaagaccctgctccgcgTACCGCCGCCGcgcaagaccctgctccgcgTACCGCCGCCGcgcaagaccctgctccgcgTTCCGCCGCCCcgcaagaccctgctccgcgGACCGCCGCCGCGCAAGACCCTGTCCCGCGCACCGCCGGCAcgcaagaccctgctccgcATACCGCCGCCGcgcaagaccctgctccgcgTTCCGCCGCCCcgcaagaccctgctccgcgTAGCGCCGCCGcgcaagaccctgctccgcgCACCGCCGGCAcgcaagaccctgctccgcATACCGCCGCCGCGCAAGACCCTGCTCCACGTTCCGCCGGCAcgcaagaccctgctccgcATACCGCCGCCGcgcaagaccctgctccgcgTTCCGCCGCCCcgcaagaccctgctccgcgTACCGCCGCCGcgcaagaccctgctccgcgTACCGCCGCCGcgcaagaccctgctccgcgTTCCGCCGCCCcgcaagaccctgctccgcgTAACGCCGCCCcgcaagaccctgctccgcgTACCGCCGCCGcgcaagaccctgctccgcATACCGCCGCCGcgcaagaccctgctccgcgTTCCGCCGCCCcgcaagaccctgctccgcgGACCGCCGCCGcgcaagaccctgctccgcgTTCCGCCGCCCcgcaagaccctgctccgcgTACCGCCGCCGcgcaagaccctgctccgcgTTCCGCCGCCCcgcaagaccctgctccgcgTACCGCCGCCGcgcaagaccctgctccgcgTTCCGCCGCCCcgcaagaccctgctccgcgTTCCGCCGCCCcgcaagaccctgctccgcgTACCGCCGCCGcgcaagaccctgctccgcgTTCCGCCGCCGcgcaagaccctgctccgcgTACCGCCGCCGcgcaagaccctgctccgcgTTCCGCCGCCCcgcaagaccctgctccgcgTAACGCCGCCCcgcaagaccctgctccgcgTACCGCCGCCGcgcaagaccctgctccgcgTACCGCCGCCGcgcaagaccctgctccgcgTACCGCCGCCGCGCAAGACCCTGCCCCGCGCACCGCCGGCAcgcaagaccctgctccgcATACCGCCGCCGcgcaagaccctgctccgcgTTCCGCCGCCCcgcaagaccctgctccgcgGACCGCCGCCGcgcaagaccctgctccgcgTTCCGCCGCCCcgcaagaccctgctccgcgTACCGCCGCCGcgcaagaccctgctccgcgTTCCGCCGCCCcgcaagaccctgctccgcgTACCGCCGCCGcgcaagaccctgctccgcgTTCCGCCGCCCcgcaagaccctgctccgcgTACCGCCGCCCcgcaagaccctgctccgcgTACCGCCGCCGcgcaagaccctgctccgcgTACCGCCGCCGcgcaagaccctgctccgcgTACCGCCGCCGCGCAAGACCCTGTCCCGCGCACCGCCGGCAcgcaagaccctgctccgcATACCGCCGCCGcgcaagaccctgctccgcgTTCCGCCGCCCcgcaagaccctgctccgcgTAGCGCCGCCGCGCAAGACCCTGCCCCGCGCACCGCCGGCAcgcaagaccctgctccgcATACCGCCGCCGCGCAAGACCCTGCTCCACGTTCCGCCGGCAcgcaagaccctgctccgcATACCGCCGCCGcgcaagaccctgctccgcgTTCCGCCGCCCcgcaagaccctgctccgcgTACCGCCGCCGcgcaagaccctgctccgcgTACCGCCGCCGcgcaagaccctgctccgcgTAGCGCCGCCCAgcaagaccctgctccgcgTACCGCCGCCCAGCAAGACCCTGATCCACGGCCTAGAGTACAATGCGTTTATTGTTAACAGCCTGGAAGATTTATAA